In a single window of the Streptomyces sp. NBC_00094 genome:
- a CDS encoding ABC transporter substrate-binding protein yields MRMSRTIALLTCTAALAATTAACSGATKPGATPSGGTGYQVTPTSPPAKGTLDSFTWSLYAEPYTLDYALAYDYPPNTVLANVCEQLFRVTPDMKIEPGLAVSYKQPDPRTLVYTLRSGVKFHDGTTMTADDVVASLKRQMNPETGSPWGSVFKNVDTIEKTGPLEVTLRLGKADVLLHELMAASPGTIESAAYLAKAGKDYGTAKGGVNCTGPFSLDKWDQGSGITLKKHAAYWDPKLAPKSESVKFTFIEDPAARTSAFLSGTADGGYLVPSSSFEQLKASGKGTLLFGPNTAAADLAVLDFHGPLGNIKVRQALSMALDRKNIIKAAAGGVGVPAKAPAARGAWALAPEKTASLYDTLPEPAYDIAAAKKLVQEAGVSGRTITLVTSTLAPEISVVANAVQAAGRQIGLTIELKSVAPEAYSNIFVDPNARTGLDLVITNGYDNTPDPLEFYQYLRTGDFGNYGNWSNAEYDVAFDRANSEPDPAKRAEKTAELQKIAVRELPIIPVYEAPYSVFLGKRITGAPTGIAQLYYPWAATIGAAK; encoded by the coding sequence ATGCGCATGTCGAGAACCATCGCGCTCCTCACCTGTACCGCCGCTCTCGCGGCCACGACCGCCGCCTGCTCCGGCGCCACGAAGCCGGGCGCCACGCCCAGCGGCGGCACCGGCTACCAGGTCACCCCGACCTCACCGCCGGCGAAGGGCACCCTCGACTCGTTCACCTGGTCGCTGTACGCCGAGCCGTACACGCTCGACTACGCCCTGGCGTACGACTACCCGCCGAACACGGTGCTGGCCAACGTGTGCGAGCAGCTCTTCCGCGTCACGCCCGACATGAAGATCGAGCCCGGTCTGGCCGTCTCGTACAAGCAGCCCGATCCGCGCACGCTGGTCTACACCCTGCGCTCCGGGGTGAAGTTCCACGACGGCACGACCATGACCGCCGACGACGTCGTGGCCTCCCTCAAGCGCCAGATGAACCCGGAGACCGGCTCCCCCTGGGGCTCGGTCTTCAAGAACGTCGACACCATCGAGAAGACCGGCCCGCTGGAGGTGACCCTCCGCCTCGGCAAGGCCGACGTCCTGCTGCACGAGCTGATGGCCGCCTCCCCCGGCACCATCGAGAGCGCCGCCTACCTGGCCAAGGCCGGCAAGGACTACGGCACCGCCAAGGGCGGCGTGAACTGCACCGGCCCGTTCTCCCTCGACAAGTGGGACCAGGGCTCCGGCATCACGCTCAAGAAGCACGCGGCCTACTGGGACCCGAAGCTCGCCCCGAAGTCCGAGTCCGTCAAGTTCACCTTCATCGAGGACCCGGCGGCCCGCACCAGCGCGTTCCTGTCCGGTACCGCCGACGGCGGCTACCTGGTGCCCTCGTCCTCGTTCGAGCAGCTGAAGGCCAGCGGCAAGGGCACGCTCCTCTTCGGCCCGAACACCGCCGCCGCGGACCTCGCCGTCCTCGACTTCCACGGCCCGCTCGGCAACATCAAGGTCCGCCAGGCCCTCTCCATGGCCCTGGACCGGAAGAACATCATCAAGGCCGCTGCCGGTGGCGTCGGCGTCCCCGCGAAGGCCCCCGCCGCCCGCGGTGCCTGGGCGCTGGCCCCCGAGAAGACCGCCTCGCTCTACGACACGCTGCCCGAGCCCGCGTACGACATCGCGGCCGCCAAGAAGCTCGTCCAGGAGGCCGGCGTCTCCGGGCGCACGATCACCCTGGTCACCAGCACCCTCGCACCCGAGATCAGCGTCGTCGCCAACGCCGTCCAGGCCGCGGGACGGCAGATCGGCCTCACCATCGAGCTGAAGTCGGTCGCCCCCGAGGCGTACAGCAACATCTTCGTCGACCCGAACGCGCGCACCGGACTCGACCTGGTCATCACCAACGGGTACGACAACACGCCCGACCCGCTGGAGTTCTACCAGTACCTCCGCACCGGGGACTTCGGGAACTACGGCAACTGGTCGAACGCCGAGTACGACGTCGCCTTCGACCGCGCCAACTCGGAGCCCGACCCGGCCAAGCGCGCCGAGAAGACCGCCGAGCTGCAGAAGATCGCGGTGCGCGAGCTCCCGATCATCCCCGTGTACGAGGCGCCCTACTCGGTCTTCCTCGGCAAGCGCATCACCGGTGCCCCCACCGGCATCGCCCAGCTGTACTACCCGTGGGCCGCGACGATCGGGGCCGCGAAGTAA
- a CDS encoding LacI family DNA-binding transcriptional regulator: MTSGSRHRGQPASPTPRVRLVDVAREAGLSKTTVSAALNDTGRLSPAVREKARETARRMGYRPNATARQLRAGRAKLIGYVVGELSDAPWVFLESPYFARLTGATASTALRRGYAMVLLPTGSLQSEWADLPLDAVVVTDPAADDRIVDDLLAAGIPVFSDRSVEGRPGAYWVDVDTDAAVRSVLDHFLEQGARRPVLVVPDSTTLFHAEVFAAHREWCAEHGLPERAVRVGEHGNGAVIRAVETALVEDPAGGGRPDALLVVAEASPPLVLEAARRHGYDVPGDLLLVCVSEDATAEHTVPPVTTLSLRPEAIAEAGIDHLVNVLERGSREPAGTLVPTRLDVRASSVRSHG, encoded by the coding sequence ATGACCTCTGGATCAAGGCACCGCGGGCAGCCCGCGTCGCCCACCCCGCGCGTCCGCCTCGTCGACGTCGCCCGCGAGGCGGGCCTGTCGAAGACGACCGTCTCGGCGGCTCTCAACGACACCGGAAGGCTCTCTCCCGCCGTACGGGAGAAGGCCCGCGAGACAGCTCGCAGAATGGGCTATCGGCCCAATGCCACCGCGCGCCAACTACGCGCGGGGCGAGCCAAGTTGATCGGATACGTGGTCGGGGAACTGTCCGACGCCCCCTGGGTCTTCCTGGAGTCGCCGTACTTCGCCAGGCTGACCGGGGCCACGGCGTCGACCGCGCTGCGACGCGGCTACGCCATGGTCCTGCTGCCCACCGGATCCCTGCAGAGCGAGTGGGCCGACCTGCCGCTCGACGCCGTGGTCGTCACCGACCCCGCCGCGGACGACCGGATCGTCGACGACCTGCTCGCCGCGGGGATCCCCGTGTTCAGCGACCGCTCCGTGGAGGGGCGGCCCGGGGCGTACTGGGTGGACGTCGACACGGACGCCGCCGTGCGCTCGGTCCTGGACCACTTCCTGGAGCAGGGGGCCCGGAGGCCCGTCCTCGTCGTGCCCGACAGCACCACCCTCTTCCACGCCGAGGTCTTCGCCGCCCACCGGGAGTGGTGCGCGGAGCACGGCCTTCCGGAGCGGGCCGTACGGGTCGGGGAACACGGCAACGGAGCGGTGATCCGCGCCGTCGAGACCGCCCTGGTGGAGGATCCGGCCGGTGGGGGCCGGCCGGACGCGCTCCTCGTCGTCGCCGAGGCGAGCCCGCCCCTCGTCCTGGAGGCGGCGCGCCGCCACGGCTACGACGTACCCGGCGATCTGCTCCTCGTCTGCGTGAGCGAGGACGCCACCGCCGAGCACACCGTGCCGCCCGTGACCACCCTGAGCCTGCGGCCCGAGGCGATCGCGGAGGCGGGCATCGACCACCTGGTGAACGTCCTGGAGCGCGGCAGTCGCGAACCGGCCGGGACGCTCGTCCCGACCCGCCTCGACGTCCGCGCGTCCTCGGTGAGGTCGCACGGCTAG
- a CDS encoding amidohydrolase, whose translation MAKADLVFTRGPVFTVDPARTRATSLAVVGDRIAAVGHDEVRELIGPDTEVVDLTGKLLVPGFQDSHIHPVFAGGELAQCDLSETVDVAEYLRLVRAYADANPDREWITGGGWSMESFDGGLPTRQLLDSVVPDRPVLLSNRDHHGSWANTRALELAGLTADTPDPADGRIEREPDGTPSGMLQEGAAGLVGHLVPPSTFADRLAGLYRAQALLHSVGITGWQDAMLGEFHGQPDPSDAYLTAALDGTLTARVTGALWWDRERGAEQIPELVARREKLRAGRFRATSVKIMQDGVAENFTAAMTTPYLDGCGCATANSGLSFVDPDALRGYVTELDALDFQVHFHALGDRAVREALDAIEAAIAANGRRGNRHHLAHLQVVHPDDLGRFAALGALANIQPLWAAHEPQMDELTIPFLGAERAAWQYPFGDLVRAGATLVAGSDWPVSSPDPIAGIHVAVNRRDPESTGAPAFFPEQCIDLPTALAAYTAGTAHVNGLDDAGSLRVGNLADLVVLDRDILTAPPEEIGQAKVERTYVGGKLVHTV comes from the coding sequence ATGGCCAAGGCCGATCTGGTCTTCACCCGCGGTCCCGTCTTCACGGTGGACCCGGCCCGTACCCGGGCGACCTCGCTCGCCGTCGTCGGCGACCGGATCGCGGCCGTCGGCCACGACGAGGTGCGCGAGCTCATCGGCCCGGACACCGAGGTCGTCGACCTCACGGGGAAGCTGCTGGTCCCGGGCTTCCAGGACTCCCACATCCACCCGGTGTTCGCCGGGGGGGAGCTGGCCCAGTGCGATCTGTCGGAGACGGTCGACGTCGCCGAGTACCTGCGTCTGGTCCGCGCCTACGCCGACGCGAACCCGGACCGCGAGTGGATCACCGGCGGCGGCTGGTCGATGGAGAGCTTCGACGGCGGACTGCCGACCCGGCAGCTGCTGGACTCGGTCGTCCCGGACCGCCCGGTCCTGTTGTCGAACCGTGACCACCACGGCTCCTGGGCCAACACGCGGGCGCTCGAACTGGCCGGCCTCACCGCCGACACCCCGGACCCCGCCGACGGCCGCATCGAGCGGGAGCCGGACGGCACCCCCAGCGGCATGCTGCAGGAGGGTGCCGCCGGCCTCGTCGGCCACCTGGTGCCCCCGAGCACCTTCGCCGACCGTCTCGCCGGGCTCTACCGCGCCCAGGCGCTGCTGCACTCCGTCGGGATCACCGGCTGGCAGGACGCGATGCTCGGTGAGTTCCACGGGCAGCCCGACCCCTCCGACGCCTACCTGACGGCCGCGCTCGACGGCACGCTCACCGCCCGGGTGACCGGCGCGCTCTGGTGGGACCGCGAGCGGGGCGCCGAGCAGATCCCCGAGCTGGTGGCGCGGCGCGAGAAGCTGAGGGCCGGCCGGTTCCGGGCGACCTCGGTGAAGATCATGCAGGACGGCGTCGCGGAGAACTTCACCGCCGCGATGACCACCCCGTACCTGGACGGCTGTGGCTGCGCCACCGCCAACTCCGGCCTGAGCTTCGTCGACCCCGACGCGCTGCGCGGCTACGTGACCGAGCTCGACGCCCTCGACTTCCAGGTCCACTTCCACGCCCTGGGCGACCGGGCCGTCCGGGAGGCGCTCGACGCGATCGAGGCCGCGATCGCCGCCAACGGACGCCGCGGCAACCGCCACCACCTCGCCCACCTCCAGGTGGTCCACCCCGACGACCTGGGCCGCTTCGCCGCGCTCGGCGCGCTCGCCAACATCCAGCCGCTGTGGGCGGCCCACGAGCCGCAGATGGACGAGCTGACCATCCCGTTCCTCGGTGCGGAGCGCGCGGCCTGGCAGTACCCCTTCGGGGACCTCGTCCGCGCCGGCGCCACGCTCGTCGCCGGCAGCGACTGGCCCGTCAGCAGCCCCGACCCGATCGCGGGCATCCACGTGGCCGTGAACCGCAGGGACCCGGAGTCCACCGGCGCGCCGGCCTTCTTCCCCGAGCAGTGCATCGACCTCCCGACCGCGCTGGCCGCCTACACCGCCGGCACCGCCCATGTGAACGGGCTCGACGACGCGGGCAGCCTGCGCGTCGGGAACCTGGCCGACCTCGTGGTCCTGGACCGCGACATCCTCACGGCCCCGCCGGAGGAGATCGGCCAGGCGAAGGTGGAGCGGACCTACGTCGGCGGCAAGCTCGTCCACACGGTCTGA
- a CDS encoding TetR/AcrR family transcriptional regulator, whose translation MSERVVPEGSRQRRRPTKQGAMLSEQLIVDTALRLVAQHGAEALSVRRLGAALGADPSALYRYFRNTDALVLALADELIGRAQEGWTATGDWQTDLRSMGLRVHSCYLAYPQAAVLAAHRTTGRPHETRAVERILGILRSGGFPDPLAVRIYHAFVDQALAFAAQDAAAKALPPAARDGDEEVWQSVYSRLSADTHPNIAATYPLLAADMRDSGYPFALELMLVAVAALRPRDTP comes from the coding sequence ATGTCCGAACGTGTGGTTCCCGAAGGAAGCCGACAGCGCCGCCGCCCCACCAAGCAGGGCGCCATGCTCTCGGAGCAGCTGATCGTCGACACGGCGCTCCGTCTGGTCGCCCAGCACGGCGCCGAAGCGCTGTCGGTACGGCGCCTGGGCGCGGCCCTCGGCGCCGACCCCAGCGCCCTCTACCGCTACTTCCGCAACACCGACGCCCTCGTCCTCGCGCTCGCCGACGAGCTGATCGGCCGGGCCCAGGAGGGGTGGACGGCGACGGGGGACTGGCAGACGGACCTCCGCTCGATGGGCCTGCGGGTCCACTCCTGTTACCTTGCGTACCCACAGGCCGCCGTCCTCGCGGCGCACCGGACCACAGGGCGTCCGCACGAGACCCGCGCCGTGGAGCGGATCCTCGGCATCCTCCGCTCCGGAGGCTTCCCCGACCCCCTCGCCGTGCGGATCTACCACGCCTTCGTCGACCAGGCCCTCGCCTTCGCCGCCCAGGACGCCGCCGCGAAGGCCCTGCCGCCTGCCGCCCGGGACGGGGACGAGGAGGTCTGGCAGTCGGTCTACAGCCGACTGTCGGCGGACACCCATCCGAACATCGCCGCCACCTACCCCCTCCTCGCCGCCGACATGCGGGACAGCGGCTACCCCTTCGCCCTGGAGCTGATGCTCGTCGCGGTGGCGGCGCTCCGGCCTCGGGACACCCCCTGA
- a CDS encoding choice-of-anchor D domain-containing protein has product MAGRRRAIARLLTMCLVAGAGAAAAPASTAAPRPPVVRSTLPADQTTISHDDLRTGWDRDEPGLAPDQVSSSDFGLQFSTTVDGQVYAQPLVVGRTLVAATENNKVYGIDAAGGGITWSKNLGAPWPASAISCGDLVPNVGVTATPVYDPATNAVYLTSKVNDGPDVQHPNWYLHALDPVTGAERAGWPVKVAGAPVNDPGRAFNPYTAGQRPGLLLMGGSVYAAFASHCDRGPYVGYVMGVDTATRRTTLWATEDSSANGMAGIWMSGGGLVSDGPGRILFSTGNGVSPAPGPGRLPPGQLAESVVRLGVNSDGTMSAQDFFSPANASQLDLNDTDLGSGGPVALPGPVFGTSRYPRLLVQIGKDGRLFLLDRDDLGGRSQGPGGTDKVLGAFGPYEGVWGHPAVYGGQGGYVYTIGSGGPLRAFAYGLTGSGLPGLTNTGSSAQRFGYTSGSPVVTSTGTNAGSALVWAIASDGASGANGQLRAYDAVPVNGALRLRWSAPIGVASKFAVPATDGGRVYVGTRDGHVLAFGRPANTALTGEPVDAGEVAVGAAGTVTATVTATRDVTLTGVSTPAGGPFTATSAGLPRTLRAGESHTAQVTFSPTAPGPDTSALTFATDLGDSALGLTGYGTRPGFLASPGALDFGTVATTTSKALGVTFTNTGTADETISAVSVPGAPFGASDPPAVGTVVRPRQSVTVQVAYAPTAAGEHTGTVSVTGPNGTASVAVTGTAVTGRAELTITPTSTAFGQVKVGQSVTRTFDISNTGNIPLTITKAKPPAAPFHVTNPISEGQVLGPEDVVHQAVTFSPTSIGAVTAAYELTSDDGRGPRNETLTGSGVAGTGVTVPSPGAGGWRLNGSAGISGDDLQLTQASASQRGSAVWPVPVLTDGLKASFTTVIGGGSGADGLTFALLDPARATPTALGGVGGGLGYAGLPGVAVAFDTYRNTGDPSANFVGVATGGSGSVLTYAATTSSVPNLRAGTHTVSVAVTGKTVTVSVDGIQRLRTTVASLPPAALLAFTGGTGGLTDIHAVRGAAITSPSYALPPPGPNGWTYNGTAVPSGTSLVLNPAQTYVKGSAIQATAVPSARLRARFTATLSGGTGADGLALMLLDAARATPKSLGFGGGGLGYSGLPGVAVTLDTYRNPGEPSSNFVGVATSGSASTLRYVATSTAVPALRTGSHVVDVNVTATGRLLVLVDGVQVIDVAVTLPQNVLVGFGGATGGLTDRHVVTGVRVGY; this is encoded by the coding sequence ATGGCCGGCCGACGCAGGGCGATCGCCCGACTGCTGACGATGTGCCTGGTGGCGGGCGCGGGCGCCGCCGCCGCGCCGGCTTCCACCGCGGCGCCACGGCCTCCGGTGGTGCGGAGCACGCTCCCCGCCGACCAGACCACGATCTCCCACGACGACCTGCGGACCGGCTGGGACCGGGACGAGCCCGGACTCGCGCCGGACCAGGTGTCGAGCTCGGACTTCGGCCTGCAGTTCTCGACCACGGTCGACGGCCAGGTCTACGCGCAGCCGCTGGTCGTGGGGCGGACGCTCGTCGCGGCCACCGAGAACAACAAGGTGTACGGGATCGACGCGGCCGGCGGGGGGATCACCTGGTCCAAGAACCTCGGCGCCCCGTGGCCCGCCTCGGCGATCAGCTGCGGGGACCTGGTACCGAACGTCGGGGTGACCGCCACGCCGGTCTACGACCCGGCGACGAACGCCGTGTACCTCACGTCCAAGGTGAACGACGGGCCCGACGTCCAGCATCCCAACTGGTACCTGCACGCCCTCGACCCGGTGACCGGCGCCGAGCGCGCGGGCTGGCCGGTGAAGGTGGCGGGCGCCCCGGTGAACGATCCGGGCCGGGCGTTCAACCCGTACACGGCGGGTCAGCGGCCGGGGCTGCTCCTGATGGGCGGCTCCGTCTACGCCGCCTTCGCCTCGCACTGCGACCGCGGCCCGTACGTCGGGTACGTCATGGGCGTCGACACCGCGACGCGCCGGACCACGCTCTGGGCCACCGAGGACTCCTCCGCCAACGGCATGGCCGGGATCTGGATGAGCGGCGGCGGTCTCGTCTCCGACGGCCCGGGCCGGATCCTCTTCTCGACGGGCAACGGGGTCTCCCCCGCGCCCGGTCCCGGCCGGCTGCCGCCCGGCCAGCTGGCGGAGTCGGTGGTCCGGCTCGGCGTGAACAGCGACGGCACGATGTCGGCACAGGACTTCTTCAGCCCCGCCAACGCCTCCCAGCTCGACCTGAACGACACCGACCTGGGCTCGGGCGGTCCGGTCGCCCTGCCCGGCCCGGTCTTCGGCACCAGCCGGTATCCACGGCTCCTCGTCCAGATCGGCAAGGACGGGCGGCTGTTCCTGCTCGACCGGGACGACCTCGGCGGCCGGAGTCAGGGGCCGGGCGGCACCGACAAGGTGCTCGGCGCCTTCGGCCCGTACGAGGGCGTCTGGGGGCATCCCGCCGTGTACGGCGGGCAGGGCGGCTACGTCTACACGATCGGCAGCGGCGGCCCGCTGCGGGCCTTCGCGTACGGGCTGACCGGCTCGGGCCTGCCGGGCCTGACCAACACGGGGAGCAGCGCCCAGCGGTTCGGCTATACCTCGGGTTCCCCGGTGGTCACCTCGACGGGTACGAACGCGGGGTCGGCGCTCGTGTGGGCGATCGCCTCGGACGGGGCGAGCGGCGCCAACGGGCAGCTGCGCGCGTACGACGCCGTGCCGGTGAACGGGGCGCTGCGGCTGCGCTGGTCGGCGCCGATCGGGGTGGCGTCGAAGTTCGCCGTGCCGGCCACCGACGGCGGGCGTGTCTACGTGGGCACCAGGGACGGTCACGTGCTGGCCTTCGGGCGTCCGGCGAACACCGCCCTGACGGGTGAGCCGGTGGACGCGGGCGAGGTGGCGGTCGGGGCGGCCGGGACCGTCACGGCCACGGTCACGGCGACCCGGGACGTGACGCTCACCGGGGTGAGCACTCCGGCGGGCGGACCGTTCACCGCGACCTCCGCCGGGCTGCCGCGCACGCTGCGGGCCGGCGAGTCCCACACCGCCCAGGTGACGTTCTCGCCCACCGCGCCCGGCCCCGACACCTCGGCGCTGACCTTCGCCACCGACCTCGGCGACAGCGCGCTCGGACTGACCGGCTACGGCACCCGGCCCGGGTTCCTCGCCTCGCCGGGCGCGCTCGACTTCGGCACGGTGGCGACCACGACCAGCAAGGCGCTGGGCGTGACGTTCACGAACACGGGCACGGCCGACGAGACGATCTCGGCGGTCTCCGTCCCCGGCGCCCCCTTCGGCGCCTCGGATCCGCCGGCCGTCGGCACGGTCGTGCGGCCCCGGCAGTCCGTCACCGTGCAGGTGGCGTACGCCCCGACGGCCGCCGGGGAGCACACGGGGACGGTCTCCGTCACCGGCCCGAACGGCACGGCGTCCGTCGCCGTGACCGGTACGGCGGTGACCGGGCGCGCGGAGCTCACGATCACGCCCACCTCGACGGCCTTCGGTCAGGTGAAGGTCGGTCAGTCGGTGACCAGGACCTTCGACATCAGCAACACCGGAAACATCCCGCTCACCATCACCAAGGCGAAGCCGCCGGCGGCTCCCTTCCACGTGACGAACCCGATCAGCGAGGGCCAGGTCCTCGGCCCGGAGGACGTGGTCCACCAGGCGGTGACGTTCTCGCCCACCTCGATCGGGGCGGTCACCGCCGCGTACGAGCTGACCTCGGACGACGGGCGCGGTCCGCGCAACGAGACGCTGACCGGTTCCGGGGTGGCCGGCACGGGGGTCACCGTGCCCTCCCCCGGCGCGGGCGGCTGGCGGCTCAACGGCTCGGCCGGGATCTCCGGCGACGACCTCCAGCTCACCCAGGCGAGCGCGTCCCAGCGGGGTTCGGCGGTCTGGCCCGTGCCCGTGCTCACCGACGGTCTCAAGGCCTCGTTCACCACGGTGATCGGCGGCGGCAGCGGGGCCGACGGGCTCACCTTCGCCCTCCTCGACCCGGCCAGGGCGACTCCCACCGCGCTCGGCGGTGTCGGCGGCGGCCTCGGCTACGCCGGTCTCCCGGGCGTGGCCGTCGCCTTCGACACGTACCGCAACACCGGGGACCCGTCGGCCAACTTCGTCGGTGTGGCCACCGGCGGCAGCGGCTCGGTCCTCACGTACGCGGCGACGACGTCGAGCGTCCCGAACCTGCGCGCGGGCACGCACACGGTCTCCGTGGCGGTCACCGGCAAGACGGTCACGGTCTCCGTGGACGGCATCCAGCGGCTGCGGACCACGGTGGCCTCGCTGCCCCCGGCCGCGCTCCTCGCCTTCACCGGAGGGACGGGGGGCCTGACCGACATCCACGCCGTGCGGGGCGCGGCGATCACCTCCCCGTCGTACGCGCTGCCGCCGCCCGGGCCGAACGGCTGGACGTACAACGGCACGGCCGTCCCGTCCGGTACGAGTCTCGTCCTCAATCCCGCGCAGACGTACGTCAAGGGCTCGGCGATCCAGGCCACGGCGGTGCCCTCGGCGCGGCTGCGGGCGCGGTTCACGGCGACCCTCTCGGGAGGGACGGGCGCCGACGGGCTCGCCCTGATGCTCCTCGACGCGGCCCGGGCCACCCCGAAGTCGCTGGGGTTCGGGGGCGGTGGCCTCGGCTACAGCGGGCTGCCCGGGGTGGCCGTCACCCTGGACACGTACCGCAATCCCGGGGAGCCGTCGTCGAACTTCGTGGGGGTGGCCACCAGCGGTTCGGCGTCCACCCTGCGGTACGTGGCGACCTCGACCGCCGTCCCCGCGCTGCGTACGGGCAGCCATGTGGTCGACGTGAACGTGACGGCCACCGGGCGGCTCCTCGTCCTCGTCGACGGTGTCCAGGTCATCGACGTGGCGGTGACGCTGCCGCAGAACGTGCTGGTCGGATTCGGCGGCGCCACCGGCGGACTGACGGACCGTCACGTGGTCACGGGGGTCCGCGTCGGCTACTGA
- a CDS encoding LLM class F420-dependent oxidoreductase codes for MTLGVILSSTSRQLPIDDTVRLAREARDAGLHSAWFGQSFAYDSPSLAAIVGREVPGLQVGTAAIPVFGRHPLIVSSQAQTAQAATGGRYHLGLALGTKHLTEEGFGIPYERPVGLLREFLTALRQLVETGAADFHGELLTATTPWPAAVPGAQPPVPLLVAAMGPQALRVSGRLADGILPFLAGPRALAEDIVPTVTAAAKAAGRPAPRIVALVPGVVTADAGAVREKATEALALYERIPSYQRVIERSGGTRAADLAVIGDEETVAAEVRRYREAGATEVVFTATDLGGEADRRRTWKLLGELSGE; via the coding sequence ATGACTCTCGGAGTAATCCTCAGCTCGACCTCCCGGCAGCTCCCGATCGACGACACGGTGCGACTCGCGCGGGAGGCCCGCGACGCCGGACTGCACTCCGCGTGGTTCGGCCAGTCCTTCGCGTACGACTCGCCGTCGCTCGCCGCTATCGTCGGGCGCGAGGTGCCGGGACTGCAGGTCGGAACCGCCGCGATACCCGTCTTCGGCCGCCATCCGCTGATCGTCTCCAGCCAGGCCCAGACCGCCCAGGCCGCCACCGGCGGCCGCTACCACCTCGGGCTGGCCCTCGGCACCAAGCACCTCACCGAGGAAGGGTTCGGCATCCCGTACGAGCGGCCCGTCGGGCTGCTCCGGGAGTTCCTCACGGCCCTGCGCCAGCTGGTGGAGACGGGCGCCGCGGACTTCCACGGCGAGCTCCTCACGGCCACGACGCCGTGGCCGGCGGCGGTTCCCGGGGCCCAGCCGCCGGTGCCGCTCCTCGTCGCCGCCATGGGACCGCAGGCCCTGCGGGTCAGCGGCCGGCTCGCCGACGGCATCCTGCCGTTCCTGGCCGGTCCGCGCGCGCTCGCCGAGGACATCGTCCCCACCGTCACCGCCGCGGCGAAGGCGGCGGGCAGGCCCGCGCCGCGGATCGTGGCCCTCGTCCCCGGTGTGGTCACGGCGGACGCCGGGGCCGTACGGGAGAAGGCGACCGAGGCCCTCGCGCTCTACGAACGGATCCCGTCCTACCAGCGTGTCATCGAGCGCTCCGGCGGCACGCGGGCCGCCGACCTGGCGGTGATCGGCGACGAGGAGACCGTCGCCGCCGAGGTGCGGCGCTACCGCGAGGCGGGGGCGACGGAGGTGGTGTTCACGGCGACGGACCTGGGCGGCGAGGCCGACCGCCGCCGTACGTGGAAGCTGCTCGGCGAACTGTCGGGAGAGTGA